Proteins from one Sphaeramia orbicularis chromosome 17, fSphaOr1.1, whole genome shotgun sequence genomic window:
- the LOC115437646 gene encoding spindlin-Z-like gives MSKKRGRKRSSGELSESSASTLSPDPDNLLGRRIQHTWREKGNVTKWKGTVLERLTVNSSLYMVKYDGFDCVYGIELFKDSRVSNLQVLAEKVVNNKIKVPPGAEELVGRAVEHLFEKEDGEKNEWRGMVLSRAPIMTHWYYITYEKDPVLYMYQLWDDYKDGDLRVLPESENKHLLPADRKPGEEPESLVGKQVEYVTDNGLKRTGLVIYQVPAKPTVYYIKYDDDVHIHVYDLVKTT, from the exons ATGTCAAAGAAACGGGGCAG GAAGCGTAGCAGTGGGGAGCTGAGTGAGAGCTCAGCATCGACCCTGAGCCCAGACCCAGATAACCTGCTGGGCCGCAGGATCCAGCACACCTGGAGAGAAAAGGGTAACGTGACCAAGTGGAAAGGCACCGTACTGGAGCGTCTCACCGTTAACAGCTCCCTTTACATGGTCAAGTATGACGGCTTTGACTGTGTGTATGGCATTGAGCTGTTTAAAGACAGTCGGGTTTCCAACCTACAGGTGCTTGCAGAGAAAGTTG TGAACAATAAGATCAAGGTGCCTCCTGGGGCAGAGGAGCTGGTGGGCCGAGCTGTCGAGCATCTGTTCGAGAAGGAGGACGGTGAGAAAAATGAGTGGCGGGGTATGGTGCTGTCCCGAGCACCTATTATGACCCACTGGTATTACATCACCTACGAGAAGGACCCGGTGCTGTACATGTACCAGCTGTGGGACGATTATAAGGACGGAGATCTGCGAGTCCTGCCAGAATCAG AAAACAAACATTTGCTCCCAGCAGATAGGAAGCCAGGGGAGGAGCCAGAGAGCCTTGTGGGTAAGCAGGTGGAGTACGTGACAGATAACGGTCTGAAGAGAACAGGTTTGGTCATCTACCAGGTCCCGGCTAAGCCTACAGTATACTACATCAAATACGACGACGACGTCCATATCCACGTCTACGATCTGGTGAAAACCACCTAG